The DNA segment AAGACGTTGTTCGGATCGCCCGCCACCGGGAAGCCGGTGAGGAGCATGTCGGTCATCGCGATGTGGAAGTCGGCGCCGCCCATGGAGTGGTACTGGTTGTCCAGGCCCATGATCGGGCCGGAGTTGTAGTCCTGGACGTGCAGCAGGGTGAGGTCGTCGCGCAGGGCGTAGATCACCGGGAGGTAGGCGCCGCAGCGCGGGTCCTGGCCGCCCCACTTGCCGGTGCCGTAGTACTGGTAGCCGTTCTGCACGAAGAAGGTCTCCGGGGCCATCGTCAGCACGAACTTCGCGCCGTATCTGGCCTTCAGGGTCTTCAGCGCCGAGATGAGGTTGACGATCACGGGCGTGGTGGGGTTCTTGAAGTCCGTGTCGCTGGTGTCCAGGGACAGCGAGTGGCCCTCGAAGTCGATGTCGAGGCCGTCGAGGCCGTAGGTGTCGATGATCTTCGAGACGGAGGAGACGAAGGCGTCCCGGGCCGCCGTGGTGGTCAGCTGGACCTGGCCGTTCTGGCCGCCGATGGAGATCAGCACCTTCTTGCCGGCCGCCTGCTTGGCCTTGATCGCCGCCTTGAAGTCGGCGTCGCTCTCGGCGTTCGGGCAGTCCGTGACCGGGCAGCGGGTGAACTCCACGTCCCCGGAGGTCGGCGAGGTGGGCTCGGCGAAGGCCAGGTCGATGACGTCCCAGCTGTCGGGCACGTCCGCGAGCCGGGTGTAGCCGGAGCCGTTGGCGAAGCTGGCGTGGAGGTAGCCGACGAGGGCGTGGGCCGGGAGACCGGCGGAGCCGCCGCCCGGGTCGCCGCCCGACCCGCCGGTGCTCGTGGTCACCACCACCGCGGCCGACTTCGCGGACTCCCCCGCGCCGTTGACCGCCGTGACCTGGAAGCTGTACGCCGTCGAGGCGGTGAGCCCCGTGACGGTGGCCGACGTCCCGCTCGCCGACTGGACCTTGACGCCGTCGCGGTAGACCGCGTACCCGGACGCTGTGCTCACCGCCGACCAGGACAGGGCGACGGACGAGGAGGTGACCGAGGAGGCGGCCAACCCGGCCGGTACGGCGGGCGGTTGGGTGGTGCCGCCGCTGCCGCCGGGGCCGGTGAGCGAGAGGTCGTCGGCGTCGTAGGCACCCGTGCCGTACCAGCCGTGGGTGTACACCGTGACCTTGGTGGTCGAGGGCCCGGTGGTGAAGGTGGTGCTCAGCTTCTGCCAGTCCGGCGCCGACTGGGTCCAGGTGGAGACATCGGTGGTGCCGGTGCCGCTCGCGCCCAGGTAGACGTACGACCCCCGGACGTAACCGGCCAGTGTGTACTGGGAGTTGGGCTGGACGCTCACCGTCTGGGCGCACTGGGCGTCGTCGCTGCCGGCCGGGGTGGCCTGGAGCGCGGAACTTCCGCTGCGCACAGGCGAGTCGACCGTCGTACCGGAGGAGGCGGAGCAGGTCCAGCCGGCGAGGCCGGACTCGAAGCCGCCGTTCTGGAGCACGTCCGCGTCGGCCGCGCGGGCGGCCGACGAGAGCGCGGTGAGGCCGGGCACGGCGAGGGCCGTGGCCGCGAGGAGGGCGAGCAGGGGTCTGGAGCGGTCCACAAAGACCTCCGGGCAGGGGGGAGTTGGAGGGTGGAACGGCACTCAATTTGGTCCAGACCAATCCTGGTGTCAAGACGTGCGCGCGCTACCCGTCCTCCCCCGCGCCCAGCACGAGCCGCGCCGCCGCCTCGTGCATCGCGAGTTCCAGCAGCGCCGTGTCGGTCAGGGTGCCCGACCCGTCCGGCGGCACCAGCCAGCGCACTCCCCGGCTCGCCCGGCCCGGATGCGGTACGACGATCCAGGTGCCGTGGCCGGCGGCGCGCACCCCGGTGCCGAGCCAGCGCTCCGCCGTACCCGGCGCCACGAAGAACCCGATCCGGTTGTCGCCGAAGTCGGCGAGCACCGGCCCGGTCCTGTCGAGCATCCGGGTCAGCACGTCCAGCGTCGGGTGGCCCAGACGGGCCGGGAGGATCAGCACGTCCCAGGCCCGGCCCGCGGGCAGCAGCGCGACCCCGTGCGGATTGCGCTCCCACTCCCGGCGGCACCCCCGCGGATCAGGTGCCACGGATGCCAGCCACTCCACCGCCGCCTTCGTCCCGCCCATGGAAGCCTCCCGCTCTCCTCGGTGCGCGACGCGGTCGCGTCGCCTCGCACAGGAGAGAGGGAGGCCCCGCCGGAGCATTACGCGGGTTCCGGGAGCCCTGGGGAGTGACCTGGGTCACACGAACTAGCTGTCGAAGCCGAGCCCCAGCTTGTCCATCGTGCGCAGCCACAGGTTCCGGCGGCCGCCGTGCGCGTCCGCGCGGGCCAGCGACCACTTGGTCAGCGCGATGCCGGTCCAGGCGAACGGCTCGGGCGGGAACGGCAGCGGCCGCTTGCGCACCATCTCCAGCTCGGTGCGCTCGGTGCGCTCCCCGTCCAGCAGGTCGAGCATCACGTCCGCGCCGAAGCGGGTGGCGCCGACGCCGAGGCCGGTGAAGCCCGCCGCGTACGCCACCTTGTCCTGGTGGGCGGTGCCGAAGAACGCCGAGAAGCGGGAGCAGGTGTCGATCGCGCCGCCCCAGGCGTGGGTGAAGCGGGTGCCCTCCAGCTGCGGGAAGCAGGTGAAGAAGTGCCCGGCGAGCTTGGCGTAGGTCTCGGGGCGGTCGTCGTACTCCGCCCGGACCCGGCCGCCGTAGTGGTGGACGGCGTCGTAACCGCCCCACAGGATGCGGTTGTCGGCGGACAGCCGGAAGTAGTGGAACTGGTTGGCGCTGTCGCCGAGTCCCTGCCGCCCCTGCCAGCCGATCTCCGCGAGCTGCTCGTCGCCGAGCGGCTCGGTCATCAGCGCGTAGTCGTAGACCGGGACGGTGTACGAGCGCACGCGCCGCAGCAGGCTCGGGAAGATGTTGGTGCCGAGCGCGACCTTGCGGGCGCGCACGGCGCCGTACGGGGTGCGGACGGCCATCCCGGCGCCGTACGGCTTGAGGGTGAGCGCGGGCGTGTGCTCGTACACCCGCACCCCGAGCCGGACGCACGCCTGCTTCAGGCCCCAGGCGAGCTTCGCCGGGTGCAGCATGGCGACGCCCCGGCGGTCCCACAGCCCCGCCTTGAAGGTCGGCGAGTCCACCTGGGCGCGCAGGGCGTCCTCGTCCAGGAAGTCGACGCCGTCCGCGAGACCCTGCTCCCGCAGTTCCCGGTGCCAGTCGCGCAGCTCCCACGCCTGGTAGGTCTCGGTGGCCACGTCGATCTCGCCGGTGCGCTCGAACTCGCAGTCGATGCCGTGCCGGGCGACGGCCGCCTCGATCTCGTCGAGGTTGCGCCGGCCCAGCTCCTCCAGCTTGTGGATCTCGTCGGGCCAGCGGGTCAGCCCGTTGGACAGGCCGTGGGTGAGGGAGGCGGCGCAGAAGCCGCCGTTGCGGCCGGAGGCGGCCCAGCCCACCTCGCGGCCTTCCAGCAGGACCACGTCCCGCTGCGGGTCGCGCTCCTTGGCGATGAGCGCGGTCCACAGTCCGCTGTAGCCGCCGCCGACGACCAGCAGGTCGCAGGTCTCGGAGCCGGTGAGGGCGGGCTCGGGCTGCGGCTTTCCGGGGTCTTCCAGCCAGTACGAGACCGGCTGGGCTTCGGAGAGAGAGGCGATCCAGTTGTCTTGGCCACTGCTCATGGCGCTTGGGGCCATGATTTCAACTCCCTACAGAGCTTTTTCGCGCTGTTCCATCGTGCGCTTCTTCGGCTTACGCCTTTTGACTGTTACGGCGATTGTTGATCAGCATCGACACGAGGACCAGCAGCACCGCGAGAAGGAACATCGCCGTGCCGATCACATTGATCTGAACGGGGGTTCCGCGCTGTGCCGAGCCCCAGACGAACATGGGGAAGGTGACGGTCGAGCCGGCATTGAAATTGGTGATGATGAAATCGTCGAAGGAGAGCGCGAAGGACAGCAGCGCGCCCGCGGCGATTCCGGGTGCCGCGATCGGCAGGGTGACCCGCAGGAAGGTCTGCACGGGCCCGGCGTACAGGTCCCGGGCGGCCTCCTCCAGACGCGGGTCCATCGACATCACCCGCGCCTTGACGGCGGTGACGACGAAGCTCAGACAGAACATGATGTGGGCGATCAGGATCGTCCAGAAGCCCAGCTGGGCACCCATGTTGAGGAACAGGGTGAGCAGCGAGGCGGCCATGACGACCTCGGGCATGGCCATCGGCAGGAAGATCAGCGAGTTGATGGCGCCGCGGGCGCGGAAGCGGTAGCGGACCAGCGCGAAGGAGATCATCGTGCCGAGGATGGTGGCGCCCAGCGTCGCCCAGACGGCGATCTGGAGGCTGATGGACAGCGAGTTGCACATGTCGGCGACGCCGCACGGCTGTTTCCAGGCGTCCAGGGAGAACCGCTGCCACTGGTAGTTGAAGCGCCCCTTCGGTTTGTTGAAGGAGAACACCGTGACGATGACGTTGGGCAGCAGCAGATACGCGAGGGTGAAGAGTCCCGCGATGACGACGAGGCGGCGCTTGAGCCAGTTGACGACGGGCATTTAGACCAGGTCCTCCGTTCCGGACCGGCGGATGTAGATCGTCACCATGGCCAGGATCGCGGCCATGAGGATGAAGGAGAGGGCCGCCGCCGTCGGATAGTCCAGGATGCGCAGGAACTGCGTCTGGATCACATTGCCGATCATGCGGGTGTCGGTGGAGCCGAGGAGCTCGGAGTTGACGTAGTCACCGGCCGCCGGGATGAAGGTCAGCAGGGTGCCGGAGACCACGCCGGGCATCGACAGCGGGAAGGTCACCTTGCGGAAGGTGGTCGACGGCTTGGCGTACAGATCGCCGGCCGCCTCGTGCAGCCGTCCGTCGATCCGCTCCAGCGAGGTGTACAGCGGCAGGATCATGAACGGCAGGAAGTTGTACGTCAGTCCGCACACCACCGCGAGCGGGGTGGCCAGCACCCGGTCGCCGGCCGTCCAGCCGAGGAAGTTGGTGAGGTCCAGGATGTGCAGCGAGTTGAGCGTGTGCACCACGGGGCCGTTGTCGGCGAGGATCGTCTTCCAGGCCAGGGTGCGGATCAGGAAGCTGGTGAAGAACGGCGCGATCACCAGGATCATGATCAGGTTGCGCCAGCGGCCGGCGCGGAAGGCGATCAGGTAGGCCAGCGGATAGCCGAGCAGCAGGCAGAGCACGGTGGCACCGGCGGCGTAGAAGATGGACCGCAGGAACTGGGGCCAGTACTCGGAGAGGGCGTTCCAGTAGGTCGCGAAGTGCCAGGTGACCTTGTAGCCCTCCTCCAGGGAGCCCGTCTGCACGGACGTGGACGCCTGGTAGACGAGGGGCAGCGCGAAGAAGACGACCAGCCACAGGATGCCGGGCAGCAGCAGCCAGTACGGGGTGAACCGGCCGCGCTTGCGCGGGGGCTTGGCCGGCGGTTCGGCGGGGGCGAGCGGCGGGGGCGCCTCGGTGAGCGTCGACATCAGGCGGCGACCTCTTCCCCGGTGCCCGCGTCGATGGCCTGGGCCGCGTCGAGGCCGAAGGTGTGCGCGGGGCTCCAGTGCAGGACGACGTCCGCGCCGGGGACCAGACGGGCGTCCCGCTCGACGTTCTGGACGTAGACCGAGAGTTCGGCGCAGGCCGGGCTGTCGATGACGTACTGCGTGGAGACGCCGATGAAGCTGGCGTCGGCGATCCTGCCGGTGAGGCGGTTGCGGCCCTCGGGGATGGCGCCCGCGTCGTCGGCGTGGGCGAGCGCGATCTTCTCGGGGCGGATGCCGACCAGCACCCTGCCGCCGGCCGGGGTGGGCGCGCTGCATCGGGCGGCGGGCAGCACCAGCTTGTCCCCGGCGGCCTTGAGCACGATGTCGTCGCCGCTCCTGGTGTCGACCTCGGCCTCGATCAGGTTGGAGGTGCCGAGGAAGTTGGCGACGAAGGTGGTCCGCGGGTTCTCGTAGAGGTCGGTGGGGGCGCCGAGCTGTTCGACGCGGCCGCCGTTCATCACGGCGACCGTGTCGGCCATGGTCATGGCCTCCTCCTGGTCGTGCGTGACATGGATGAAGGTGATGCCGACCTCGGTCTGGATGCGCTTGAGCTCCAGCTGCATCTGGCGGCGCAGCTTGAGGTCGAGGGCGCCGAGCGGCTCGTCGAGGAGCAGCACCTTGGGGTGGTTGATCAGGGCGCGGGCGACGGCGACGCGCTGCTGCTGGCCGCCGGAGAGCTGGTGCGGCTTCTTCCGCGCCTGCTCGCCGAGCTGCACCAGGTCCAGCATGTCCTCGACCTGCTTCTTGACGCTCTTGAGGCCGCGCCGGCGCAGTCCGAAGGCGACGTTCTCGAAGATGTCGAGGTGCGGGAAGAGCGCGTAGGACTGGAAGACCGTGTTGACGGGCCGCTTGTACGGCGGCAGATGGGTGACGTCCTGGTCGCCGAGGCGCACGGTGCCGCTGGTCGGCTCCTCCAGGCCCGCGATCATGCGCAGGGTGGTGGTCTTGCCGCAGCCGGAGGCGCCGAGCAGGGCGAAGAAGGAGCCCTGGGGCACGGTGAGGTCCAGCGGGTGTACGGCGGTGAAGGCGCCGTAGGTCTTGCCGATACCGGAGAGGCGGACGTCGCCGCTGTTGTCTGTCGTCATCGTGGTCGTCACGCCCCTGTGAGCTTGGAGAACTTCTGCTGGTAGGCGGTCTCTTCCTTCTGCGTCAGGGCGCGGAAGGGGTGGGACTTCGCCTGCATGGCCTTGTCGGGCACGATCAGCGGATTGCTCGCGGCCGACTTGTCGATTTTCGCGAGGTAGGGAACGACTCCCGCGACCGGGCTCACGTAGTTGACGTAGGCGGCGAGCTCGGCGGCCGGTTCGGGCTCGAAGTAGTAGTCGATGAGCCGCTCGGCGTTCGTCTTGTGCCGCGCCTTGTTGGGGATCAACAGGTTGTCGGTCGACGTCATGTAGCCGCTGTCCGGGATGATGTAGCCGACGTCCGGGTTGTCGGCCTGGAGCTGGACGATGTCGCCGCCCCAGGCGACACAGGCGGCGATGTCGCCCTTGGCCAGGTCGGAGGTGTAGTCGTTGCCGGTGAAGCGGCGGATCTGGCCCTTGTCGACGGCCTTCTGCAGGCGGGCGATGGCCGCGTCGTAGTCGTCGGCGGTGACCTTCGCCGGGTCCTTGCCGAGGTCCAGCAGGGTCATGCCGACGGTGTCGCGCATCTCGGTCAGGAAGCTGACCCGGCCCTTGAGCCTGGGGTTGTCCAGGAGGTCGGAGACCGACTTCACCTCGATGCCGTCCAGGGCCTTCTTGTTGAAGGCGATGACGGTGGAGATGCCCTGCCAGGGGTAGGAGTAGGCGCGGCCCGGGTCCCAGTCGGGGTCGCGGAACTGGTCGGAGAGGTTGGCGAAGGCGTGCGGCAGGTTGGCCGCGTCCAGCTTCTGGACGTAGCCGAGCCGGATCATGCGGGCGGCCAGCCAGTCGGTGAGCACGATCAGGTCGCGGCCGGTGTCCTGGCCCGCGGCGAGCTCCGGCTGGATCTTGCCGAAGAACTCGTCGTTGTCGTTGATGTCCTCGGTGTACTTGACCTGGATGCCGGTTCGCTTGGCGAACGTGTCGAGGGTGGGGTGGTGCTTGCCCGAGTCGTCCACGTCGATGTACTCGGGCCAGTTGGAGAAGGCGACGACCTTCTCGGTGGCCGAGTGGTCGTCGGCGGACACCCCGCCCTGGTTCTTGGACGCGGCGGGGATGCCGCAGGCGCTCAGCGTCCCGAGGCCGCCGATCGCGAGGGCGCCACCGGCGGAGGCGCGCAGCAGCGAACGGCGGGTCGGCGCGGCCCTGCCGCTGCCAGGACTCCGGCGTATGGCGGCCGTTTCGACCGGTGTCGGGCGGTCGGGCTCGTAACTCTCCATGCGCGTGGTGGCCTTTCGGGAGGGGAGGGGGTGCCCGTGGAGGGGGCGGGCGTCGAACCCGGCGGAGCGGACCGCGGGCGGGGGGGGGACCCGCGGCCGGGGGTCGCTCTACCGGTCCCCGAAGATCGTGCGGTGCCAGTCCTTGCGGACCACCGCCGTGTTGTCGAACATTACGTGCTTGACCTGCGTGTACTCCTCGAAGGAGTACACCGACATGTCCTTGCCGAAGCCCGAGGCTTTGTAGCCTCCGTGCGGCATCTCGCTGAGGATCGGGATGTGATCGTTGATCCAGACGCAGCCCGCCTTGATGTCGCGGGTGGCGCGGTTGGCCCGGTAGACGCTGCCGCTCCAGGCGGAGGCGGCGAGGCCGTACGGGGTGTCGTTGGCGAGCCGGATGCCCTCGTCGTCGGTGTCGAAGGGCAGGACGACCAGGACGGGCCCGAAGATCTCGGACTGGACGATCTCGCTGTCCTGGGCGGCGTCCGCGATGAGGGTGGGCCGGTAGTAGGCGCCCTTGGCCAGGTCGCCGCCGGGCGCCTCGCCGCCGGTGACCACGCGGGCGTAGCCACGGGCGCGGTCCACGAAGCCGGCGACGCGGTCGCGCTGGGCGTGCGAGATGAGCGGCCCGAGGTCGGTGCCGGGGGCGAACGGGTCGCCGAGCCGCACGGTCTCCATCAGGGCGGCGGTGCGCTCCACGAACGCCTCGTACAGCGGGCGCTGCACATAGGCGCGGGTGGCGGCGGTGCAGTCCTGGCCGGTGTTGATGAGCGCGCCGGCCACGGCCCCGTTGACGGCGGCGTCCAGGTCGGCGTCGTCGAACACGACGAACGGGGCCTTGCCGCCCAGCTCCAGGTGGAGCCGCTTGACGGTGGCGGTGGCGACCTCGGCGACGCGCTTGCCGACGCCGGTGGAGCCGGTGAAGG comes from the Streptomyces sp. SUK 48 genome and includes:
- a CDS encoding glycoside hydrolase family 18 protein; its protein translation is MDRSRPLLALLAATALAVPGLTALSSAARAADADVLQNGGFESGLAGWTCSASSGTTVDSPVRSGSSALQATPAGSDDAQCAQTVSVQPNSQYTLAGYVRGSYVYLGASGTGTTDVSTWTQSAPDWQKLSTTFTTGPSTTKVTVYTHGWYGTGAYDADDLSLTGPGGSGGTTQPPAVPAGLAASSVTSSSVALSWSAVSTASGYAVYRDGVKVQSASGTSATVTGLTASTAYSFQVTAVNGAGESAKSAAVVVTTSTGGSGGDPGGGSAGLPAHALVGYLHASFANGSGYTRLADVPDSWDVIDLAFAEPTSPTSGDVEFTRCPVTDCPNAESDADFKAAIKAKQAAGKKVLISIGGQNGQVQLTTTAARDAFVSSVSKIIDTYGLDGLDIDFEGHSLSLDTSDTDFKNPTTPVIVNLISALKTLKARYGAKFVLTMAPETFFVQNGYQYYGTGKWGGQDPRCGAYLPVIYALRDDLTLLHVQDYNSGPIMGLDNQYHSMGGADFHIAMTDMLLTGFPVAGDPNNVFPPLRPDQVAIGMPASTNAGNGYVAPSEVTKTLDCLTKKTNCGSYPTHGTWPDLRGLMTWSINWDHYANWEFQKTFDGYFG
- a CDS encoding FAD-dependent oxidoreductase is translated as MAPSAMSSGQDNWIASLSEAQPVSYWLEDPGKPQPEPALTGSETCDLLVVGGGYSGLWTALIAKERDPQRDVVLLEGREVGWAASGRNGGFCAASLTHGLSNGLTRWPDEIHKLEELGRRNLDEIEAAVARHGIDCEFERTGEIDVATETYQAWELRDWHRELREQGLADGVDFLDEDALRAQVDSPTFKAGLWDRRGVAMLHPAKLAWGLKQACVRLGVRVYEHTPALTLKPYGAGMAVRTPYGAVRARKVALGTNIFPSLLRRVRSYTVPVYDYALMTEPLGDEQLAEIGWQGRQGLGDSANQFHYFRLSADNRILWGGYDAVHHYGGRVRAEYDDRPETYAKLAGHFFTCFPQLEGTRFTHAWGGAIDTCSRFSAFFGTAHQDKVAYAAGFTGLGVGATRFGADVMLDLLDGERTERTELEMVRKRPLPFPPEPFAWTGIALTKWSLARADAHGGRRNLWLRTMDKLGLGFDS
- a CDS encoding ABC transporter permease gives rise to the protein MPVVNWLKRRLVVIAGLFTLAYLLLPNVIVTVFSFNKPKGRFNYQWQRFSLDAWKQPCGVADMCNSLSISLQIAVWATLGATILGTMISFALVRYRFRARGAINSLIFLPMAMPEVVMAASLLTLFLNMGAQLGFWTILIAHIMFCLSFVVTAVKARVMSMDPRLEEAARDLYAGPVQTFLRVTLPIAAPGIAAGALLSFALSFDDFIITNFNAGSTVTFPMFVWGSAQRGTPVQINVIGTAMFLLAVLLVLVSMLINNRRNSQKA
- a CDS encoding ABC transporter permease; this translates as MSTLTEAPPPLAPAEPPAKPPRKRGRFTPYWLLLPGILWLVVFFALPLVYQASTSVQTGSLEEGYKVTWHFATYWNALSEYWPQFLRSIFYAAGATVLCLLLGYPLAYLIAFRAGRWRNLIMILVIAPFFTSFLIRTLAWKTILADNGPVVHTLNSLHILDLTNFLGWTAGDRVLATPLAVVCGLTYNFLPFMILPLYTSLERIDGRLHEAAGDLYAKPSTTFRKVTFPLSMPGVVSGTLLTFIPAAGDYVNSELLGSTDTRMIGNVIQTQFLRILDYPTAAALSFILMAAILAMVTIYIRRSGTEDLV
- a CDS encoding ABC transporter ATP-binding protein encodes the protein MTTDNSGDVRLSGIGKTYGAFTAVHPLDLTVPQGSFFALLGASGCGKTTTLRMIAGLEEPTSGTVRLGDQDVTHLPPYKRPVNTVFQSYALFPHLDIFENVAFGLRRRGLKSVKKQVEDMLDLVQLGEQARKKPHQLSGGQQQRVAVARALINHPKVLLLDEPLGALDLKLRRQMQLELKRIQTEVGITFIHVTHDQEEAMTMADTVAVMNGGRVEQLGAPTDLYENPRTTFVANFLGTSNLIEAEVDTRSGDDIVLKAAGDKLVLPAARCSAPTPAGGRVLVGIRPEKIALAHADDAGAIPEGRNRLTGRIADASFIGVSTQYVIDSPACAELSVYVQNVERDARLVPGADVVLHWSPAHTFGLDAAQAIDAGTGEEVAA
- a CDS encoding spermidine/putrescine ABC transporter substrate-binding protein → MESYEPDRPTPVETAAIRRSPGSGRAAPTRRSLLRASAGGALAIGGLGTLSACGIPAASKNQGGVSADDHSATEKVVAFSNWPEYIDVDDSGKHHPTLDTFAKRTGIQVKYTEDINDNDEFFGKIQPELAAGQDTGRDLIVLTDWLAARMIRLGYVQKLDAANLPHAFANLSDQFRDPDWDPGRAYSYPWQGISTVIAFNKKALDGIEVKSVSDLLDNPRLKGRVSFLTEMRDTVGMTLLDLGKDPAKVTADDYDAAIARLQKAVDKGQIRRFTGNDYTSDLAKGDIAACVAWGGDIVQLQADNPDVGYIIPDSGYMTSTDNLLIPNKARHKTNAERLIDYYFEPEPAAELAAYVNYVSPVAGVVPYLAKIDKSAASNPLIVPDKAMQAKSHPFRALTQKEETAYQQKFSKLTGA
- a CDS encoding gamma-aminobutyraldehyde dehydrogenase, yielding MHNPGTASQERFPAADRFAEGAQFIAGRLTKGTSGRRHAVVDPATGEEVYTYDLAGTEDVDAAVAAAREAFPGWSSATPGERSDALHRFAAVLAERAEDFARAESLQCGKPLKLSREFDVPGTVDNTAFFAGAARHLQGQSAGEYSGDHTSYVRREPIGVVGSIAPWNYPLQMAAWKVLPAIAAGNTIVLKPAELTPLTSLLFAQAATAAGLPDGVLNIVTGTGREAGEHLVGHPDVAMTSFTGSTGVGKRVAEVATATVKRLHLELGGKAPFVVFDDADLDAAVNGAVAGALINTGQDCTAATRAYVQRPLYEAFVERTAALMETVRLGDPFAPGTDLGPLISHAQRDRVAGFVDRARGYARVVTGGEAPGGDLAKGAYYRPTLIADAAQDSEIVQSEIFGPVLVVLPFDTDDEGIRLANDTPYGLAASAWSGSVYRANRATRDIKAGCVWINDHIPILSEMPHGGYKASGFGKDMSVYSFEEYTQVKHVMFDNTAVVRKDWHRTIFGDR